One part of the Trypanosoma brucei brucei TREU927 chromosome 4, complete sequence genome encodes these proteins:
- a CDS encoding Alkylated DNA repair protein (alkB homolog), putative has protein sequence MEDPVRCECQKHAQDDGYSQGELLPLTAFRQVEKRYKLYRYDRRTSRRLQVPETDFSDVVDFRNLEANTAANLACISTRECHEDDRLVKCCTFAGVPGMEVFPNFLTDAEQQEFCRAALLEYGDSRRHPNHLSTHASEPRETTRYEPPMRWATVGFSYQWSSKSYCKEKYSHFPRRLRKCVERIARLCNVSQPYEPQTSIVNYFPVGAMMMAHQDVSEEVLQQPLISISLGCSCVFLMGTESRDDTPCAFWLRSGDVIVVSGASRTAYHGVPRIMDDCPQYLCPQNETEEEEGEFYWREQMRHLRVNINVRQVYPDRCEFLNE, from the coding sequence ATGGAAGACCCCGTGCGCTGCGAATGTCAGAAACACGCGCAAGACGATGGCTACAGTCAGGGGGAATTGTTGCCGTTGACGGCGTTTAGACAAGTGGAGAAGCGCTACAAACTTTACCGTTACGACCGCCGGACATCACGGCGCTTACAAGTTCCTGAAACGGACTTTAGCGATGTTGTTGATTTTCGCAATCTTGAGGCGAACACAGCAGCAAACCTGGCGTGTATTTCCACCAGGGAGTGCCATGAGGATGACCGGCTCGTGAAGTGTTGCACATTTGCCGGCGTCCCCGGAATGGAGGTGTTCCCGAATTTTCTCACGGATGCGGAGCAGCAGGAATTTTGCCGCGCTGCCTTACTGGAATACGGCGATTCTCGGCGGCACCCCAATCACCTCTCGACCCATGCGAGCGAGCCAAGGGAAACAACACGTTATGAACCACCAATGCGTTGGGCGACGGTGGGGTTTAGTTATCAATGGTCATCTAAATCATACTGCAAGGAGAAGTATTCGCATTTTCCCCGGCGGCTTCGAAAATGTGTTGAACGAATTGCCCGCCTTTGTAACGTTTCACAGCCTTACGAGCCACAAACTTCGATTGTCAACTACTTCCCGGTAGGGGCTATGATGATGGCTCACCAGGATGTGAGTGAAGAAGTGCTGCAACAGCCGCTCATTAGTATTTCTCTGGGATGCTCATGTGTTTTTCTCATGGGGACCGAGTCTCGTGACGATACGCCGTGTGCCTTTTGGCTCCGTAGTGGCGATGTTATTGTCGTGAGCGGTGCCTCCCGAACAGCTTACCACGGCGTACCACGCATTATGGACGATTGTCCGCAGTACTTGTGCCCACAGAATGaaacggaggaggaagaaggagaatTTTACTGGAGGGAGCAGATGCGTCATTTGCGTGTCAATATTAACGTAAGACAGGTGTACCCTGACAGGTGTGAGTTCCTTAACGAATGA
- a CDS encoding snoRNP protein gar1, putative translates to MARGGGGFGGSRGGGFGGGRGGGGRGGGFGGGFGGGRGGGGRGGGGGGGRSMEPDPPEQIVPIGTLLTASEGDLVYKVTASDSVPRFNAFVYGANKAKIGKIEEILGNTSDVMFSVKTVPGIQAESISAGDTIYISPTQISPLRMFTDPPKPRGRGGRGGGRGGRGGDRGGRGSFGRGGRGSFGGGGGGGGGGRGGFGRGGDGGGYRNFGGGGGGRGGRGGFGGRGRGF, encoded by the coding sequence ATGGCACGGGGAGGAGGCGGTTTTGGAGGCAGCCGGGGCGGTGGCTTTGGCGGTGGTCGGGGAGGTGGTGGTCGAGGCGGCGGCTTCGGCGGTGGCTTTGGCGGTGGacgcggtggcggtggtcgaggaggaggtggtggcggtggccgTTCCATGGAGCCGGACCCACCAGAGCAAATTGTACCCATCGGAACATTGCTCACCGCTTCGGAGGGCGACCTCGTCTACAAAGTGACAGCGAGTGACTCTGTACCACGTTTCAACGCATTTGTTTATGGTGCCAACAAGGCCAAGATTGGTAAGATCGAGGAAATATTGGGCAACACGAGCGATGTAATGTTTTCAGTCAAAACGGTACCGGGCATACAAGCAGAATCCATTAGCGCAGGAGATacgatatatatatcccCTACACAGATAAGTCCTCTGCGTATGTTCACTGATCCACCGAAGCCACGCGGCCGCGGCGGGCGGGGTGGCGGTCGTGGCGGAAGGGGCGGTGATCGCGGTGGACGCGGAAGCTTCGGTCGCGGTGGTCGCGGGAGttttggaggaggaggtggtggtggtggtggcggccGGGGTGGTTTCGGCAGAGGAGGAGACGGAGGCGGCTACAGAAActttggtggcggtggtggcggtcGCGGCGGCCGCGGGGGATTTGGTGGCCGCGGGCGTGGTTTTTGA